One Triticum dicoccoides isolate Atlit2015 ecotype Zavitan chromosome 3B, WEW_v2.0, whole genome shotgun sequence genomic window, AGCAAAGCACCTGCTGGCGACTTATTAAGAATGTGCTAGTGATTGGTGCTGAACTGCACAGACGGCGGACCTGCCCACATTCTAGACCAAGCCGGGAGTTTTTTGTGTAGCTTGTGGGCGAGATGAAACTACTTATCACAGGTTCTAGACCTGCCCACATTCTGCAATGGTTTGGAAATGGAAGCTACTCGGCGAGGTGAAGGGAGCTCCGGTGGTACTACCGCCACCAATGGGGGGAACCCAACAGGTGTGGCTGCAATGATCATGTTCAAGAGTGGCTCTCGGTGCATGCTAAACCGGTTCTGATCAAGGCGACGGCACTGGCCGAGCATTGGAAACAGCCTGAGCAAGGATGGATCAAAGTTAACGTGGGGGAGATGGAGTGAGTGATCCTACGACCATGAAGGTGCTTAAAGAGGAGGGGCTACATTGTTCTTCCCCGGGATCACTGACCCTGAGGTCTCTGAAGTGTTGGCTGCGTAGCGTGCGGTGCAATTAGCATATGAACTTGGGGTGCAGAAAattcagttcaaacttggtagcaaTGGGGTCGTCTCCATTCTGAATGACATAAACAAGATTTTTACTAAGGTTGGTAtagactcacacagattgcgcactcTGCGGTGCAACCAATTCAGAGGCCCTTCATGCCAGGACGACATATACTAGAGGGTGTTGTCGTTCTTCAAGAAACTCTTCACAAAATCCACTCGAAGAAATTAGACGATGTTATCTTTAAAGTGGACTTCGAGAAGGCCTGCGATAAAGTTAAGTCACCATTCTTACAGCAAACCTTGCGTATTATGAGTTTTTATATGGCCTGGAGAAAGCAGGTCGAATCCTTTATTAAAAAAGTAGTGTTGGGATAAAAGTTAATGATGATATAGTCCGTTATTGCCAAACACAAAAAGGTTTGAAACAAGGCGGTCCTATTTCTCCGGTCTTGTTCAATATTGTCGCTGGCATGCTGACAGTCCTAATTTGTCGAGCCAAGGAGGATGGTCAGGTGGGTGGCTTAATTTCCCATTTGGTAGATGGTGGGGTTTCCATTCTTCAGTATGCAGATAAAACCATTATATTCATGGAACATGATTTGGGCTAAGGCTAGGAACATGAAACTGGTCTCATGCCTCTTCGAACAACTGTCTAGCTTGAAGATTAATTTCAACAATAGTGAACTGTTCTGCTTTGGACGCGCTAAAATAGAACATGACAACTATAGACAGTTGTTTGGGTGTGAGTTGGGGTCTCTCCCATTTAGATATTTGGGAATACCAATTCATCATCGAAAGTTGACCAACAAAGAATGGAAGTGTTTGGAGGATCGATTTGAGAAAAAGCTAAGCTGCTGCAAAGGCAAGCTTATGTCTTATGGGGGTCGGCTAATCCTGATAAACTCTGTACTTACAAGTATGCGGATGTTCCTGTTATCCTTCTTTGAAGTACCAGTTGGGGTACGGAAATGACTAGACTTTTATCGTTCAAGATTCTTCTGGCAAAGTGATGAGTACAAATCTAAGTATAGGTTGGGTAAGTGGGATATAATATGCAGGACAAAAGATTAAGGGGACCGGGCATAGAATACCTCGAGATTAGGAACAAATGTTTACTTAGTAAGTGGCTATACATGCTATCCATTGAGGATGAGGGGGTCTGGATACAATTATCGCGCAACAAGTATCTACACTCCAAGACGCTTGCCCAAGTCATGCTGCAGCCGACTGAGTCACCTTTCTGAAAGGTCCTCATGCGGACTAAGGTAGCATTTTTCTCGAGGATCAAATTCAATGTTGGAAACGACAATTTAACTAGGTTCTGGAAAGATACATTGCTACTAAAATGTGCCCATTTgttaggcaccatgaataaaaatgTTGCGATGATGTTGAATATGTGTCAGAGATTATACATTGGAAGGATTAGATGGTCAAGATCACACAGTTAAATGAGATCGGGCCAGTGGGGAAGCAACTGGTTGGTTGAAAGACGCCTAGCTTTGGGCATTGAATAAACTACGAGCAACCATGAATCTTAAATCACAGAACATTAAATATAGTGGACATCGTGTAACCGTATTGAGCATGCGGACATCATGTAAGCGTGCAACccgtatcacctttgatattcgtccataagatgatattgaaggtaatactgatatctgggtcgatgtgcagacgcctccagttctaccattatgtgagtgttcctcaaccatatttatgtcttcaatattgtttatttgaaaaaaaagttgacaactaatttctattgacagcttatttccattcaagcaaacatgttcgacgcttggtagacaggaccttccactgtcctggggctgaactaaactgcgaggagataagtcaatatgtttcatggcttgaggatcttgatgctgtctagagaaattattttcctagacttgcaaatcttagtactcaaaacatgcgaccaatagtgttcatattgaactacggtcacatgtatttaggaaagatggtaagatttttactatttgtcctcagtgcatcttttgcatacattattttttaagctaaacttcattgctaagtatgttactatacgattttcttcaacagggactcgcgATGATAGTTCTGCCTCAGTGGATCTCGACTAACGGTCGCATGTcagttgttagcttacggccaagacatcctacattgcagacgagtgcattcaggatttctagaaccgaggaatgcttaatagtgaaagactggaacaaaattgtgaatgatcgcagagaagtactagggggcaacaatcagaagtgcaacccacgattaggagacaggttcatctgcatgctccaatatgatgaatcaggagagctacacatgttctatgccattttacctaagagagagcagcaggagtgatattAGCTAGTTCCTGCTATTAGTACTTGTCTCATGTCTGtatttcgtcctgaacttaattattagtgatttgcttttgtggtcttaGTTATGAATGCTTATAAATAATCTCAtggccatgttgaactcgatgatatctttgctttttgtacaagtgaatgtttcttcttgaaGCTATTGTTGGTGGTGATTACATAATGATGATAAAAATATATATGATTATTAATTAGCTAGTGTTGTTTTTGgtgatgatatgagatgcaagagtttttatattaaataaatggaaaacaatctctaaattaaatggaaaacataaaattaaagggaaaataaataataaaactaaaaccccccaaaccttttagtaccggttggtgttaccaacgagTACTAAAGGAATCCCCGCCCCCGGCGCTGgcacgtgccacgtggtggccctttagcggcggttcgtgtagaaccagtactaaaggtgggggcctttagtccccaccctttagtgccggttaccgaaccggcactaaagtgccttacgaaccggtgctatagcccggttctgcactagtgtaagaACGGTGcagtatacatacgaacggaaatatttttctaggattcaccatgtggaatgtacatacaaacggcaacggttgggttttgatgcctcacccgatcgcacacgagctcattttgctccAGCCTTTGTGCCAGGGGGGCCTATCCTCGACGGTTTCTGAGTCATGTAGGAAGGACccgctatcgcccacactcacttgacgatagttccaaatgtcgtcgcgaaaaggggttaaaaaccgtgtgtATAACACCTCACTGTACCAGTGCTCGTCTATTACAAATCCTACTAGTAGCCCACCAATGAAATTGGTTGAAGAAATCTCGAGCGACCATCTCCCAGAGGTTGCACCTACAAATAGTATGTGCCTTATCCTCCTCCTTGCGACACAACAACAATGTATGGATCCAGTTAATGGCCTTAAAAATAACCAGCAAAAAAGTTGGAACTTTTGTTTTGTTAAAAATATAATCATTATGAGTGTTCTGAATGGCTCAAAGTAAAGAGCAAATTTCCACACGAATCTGGGACTTCAACTTGGGATGCACTCCGGACGAGGATCTAGGGCATGCAAGTGCGGGGGCAAACAAGTCCCTGGTGCCGCATTTTTATTTTGGCTTCTAATTTCCAAAGTTTTATAGGTTTTAAACAAAAATTCCAAATCAAGTTCTGTTTTTATATTTGTGTTCCATGTGACCGGCACATCCAAATAAGACACAATTTGaatatttttgatgacttctaaaattATATGTTAAGTTTCAGTGTTGAAAATTAGTATGGGCGAGCGATAAAAATCAATTATTTTGTGTATACGGCCGATAGAAAAAATTGCTTGAATCTCTAAAACTTGTTGAAACTTGCCAATTTTAGATGGAAAACCTTAAGTTTTATCGCTGAAACTTAACACTTACCATGCCCTCGTTCTGGATTCAACTACTTCATGAACCGCGAGGCAAATCTACCGGGCGGCAGGACTTGACAGATGAGTGCCCCCACACATGCGTGCCCCTGcgaatttctgcatgcactcccacTAACCAGTTTACAAATATATTCGCTGTCTTGGGTGAGGTAGATTTAAAACTATATGGGCGGATTGCCGTAATATCTTAGTAAGTTGTCAGTGAAGGAATAGATGATGTATCGAGTCCTCATCGCCACAAAAGTAATAGTTAGGTCATCCTTGCAAATTCTATTTTTTTCAGATTGTCTTTTGTTAGGATAACGTTGCGATCTAAATACCACATAAGATTTTTATTCTCAACGGGCTCTCATTTTCCAAATATATTTGTGGTGAAATGTTGCCCACCATTAATGTTGTCCGTATACATGGATTTGACTGCGAAGCCACCAAAAGTAGTCAGCATCCAACAGAATGTGTCTGACTCATTTGAACAAGGTTTAACTAGTTTGTCCATTTGTCCCGGTCAATGGTCTTTGGAAGGCAACATTCAATGGCACCGACCTTATCAAAGAGCCAGCAAAGACAACTTTGCGGTACAAAATATGATAGAGACATGTGTACCACATGACTCGTGGAGTGTCACATAGCCCTGTATCTTCCCAAAACCTAGTAGTTAGGCCATTGCCTACCACAAACGTGTCTATATGAAAAAATTATCATTTTTTACACCCATGCGgcctttccagaaaggcgagtcCTTCGGTTTTGCCTGAACCTCAGTTAGGGTTTTAGAATGAAGGTGCTTATTCCTAAGTAATTCTTGCCAAACTCCATCCTCAGTAAGTATCTTGTATAGCCCTTTTCTCAACAAACCTATTTTTAAACTCAGCGTCTTCAAGCCCTAGACCTCTTTGGTCTTTAGGGCGACAGCGGGTGCCAGCTCGTCAGGCGGTATCTAGACTTACGTTCATGAGATCCAATCTTTTCCTTGCCCCTTTAGGTATTTCAAAGAAAGATAAACACACTTAAACTTGTGAGAACAACATTGATTAGGAACATACTTCTGCTTGCCCCATAAGACATAAGCTTACCAATCCAACAACTCAACTTTTGCTCAAAGCAGTCTTGTGTACCTTTTCATTCCTTATTAAGAAGTTAACAAAAATGCATTGGGATACCAAGATATCTAAATTGGAGAGCCAGATTCAAAACCAAATAGTTGTTTGTACTAATTCTCTTCTTCTTTGCCCTTTCCAAAGCAGAAGTGTTCGCTCTTGTGGAAGTCTCGAGACCAGACAACCGGTCGAATAAACAAAGTGTAAGTTTCATTATTATTTTTTGCACGGTCCACACATGTGCTGTCGACGCCTGATTTGGATGGATCACGTGGGGGTAACATTTTTGAGTGGAAATCTGTTGCAATCTCCAGCACGTGAAGGATTCAGATTCTGCCCACTACTACTACTAGTGTACCACAACTACTTTTGGCTGAACTTATTGGGATGGACCTTTACAGAAAGTTTGATTCCAGAAAAGAGGCGAGGAAGCGTACACTGATTATTTTTGGAAGCGTACACTGATGCATACTTGTAATATTGATTCAAACTCTGGCCGGCGGTAGCACGTTGGCCATCCGATCAGAAATCAGGCAACGTAAGGCAACAGATTCCATGAGATGTCAACATGCCATCTCATGTTAGTGTCGTCCATTGGGGCTTAATTATATATTGGAAAAAAGGAACACCAGAAGTAAGTCGTATCTTTTGATGTCGCGGAAATTTCAGTGCTGGGAAGCTAGCATATAAATAGCAGCAGGGAAGGTGCACATATATAGCCCATACCATATATAGCACGAACCTGTCACGTTCCTTTGTACGGTTGGTTCTAAACCTAATAATAATAAGTATTGGGAGCATGCCGAATTCGAGGGATCCGTTAATCGTCGGGGGGATTGTTGGCGACATCGTCGACTACTTCGATGCGTCGGCACGGCTGAGGGTGCTGTACGGCAACCGCGAGATCACGGTTGGGTCCGAGCTGAGGCCGTCACAGGTGGCGAACCAGcccacgctgcacatcacaggaagagCGGGATCACTCTACACGCTCGTGAGTGCTCTACTCTTAAGTATGATTGCATATATCAATATCAGAATTTGTAATTGCTAACACCAAGGAGTGGTCTACTGATACAGACATTCTTAATTTGTTACTAGGTGATGGTAGACCCTGATGTGCCTAGACCAAGCGACCCTTGCGAACGGGAGTATCTCCATTGGTACGAGCTAAATCAAGCTAGCTTTACCTTAGCCACCTCCCTTGTGGGTGAATTAACCTTCTCAAAATACTCcatccatttctaaatataagtctttttagagattttaataaagagtacatatgtatgtatgtagatgcattctagagtgtagattcatttattttccttcgtatgtagttcatattggaatctctgaaaagacttatatttaagaacggagggagtaacatgtaTATATGTTCCCTTTGTTTTATAattcttgtcgtggttttagttcaaaagtAACTCACTGATTCAGTTTAAATCTTGCGCACGTAGGTTTGTCACAGACATACCAGAAGGTGGTGACGTTGGCCGTGGTAAGAAATTAATTTGCCGATCGAGTGCTACATGTGTCATGTCAACTATATACCATATCGAACTATCTTCTTTCTTTCCCCCGCAAAAGAAAAAGAATGTCTTCTTCTTTCAACTAAAAGAGTTTTTTCGGGTGCATGCATCCAGGCACTGAGGTGGTGGCGTACGAGAGGCCGCAGCCGATAGCGGGGATACACCGTTTGGCCTTCGTGGTGTTTCGGCAGGTTGCGCGGGAGGCCATCTACGCACCAGGGTGGCGCTCCAACTTCGTCACGAGGGACTTGGCCGAGTGCTACAGCCTGggcgctccggtcgccgccgcctaCTTCAACTGCCAGAGGGAGGGCAGCTGCGGTGGCCGGAGGTGGCAGGGGTGAACCAAGCTGGCTATAACAACTACGTACACACCATCACGCCATCCAGTGGGATGTGTCGCACAAGATAAATGAATAAAGAAAGTATGTGTAGGCTAGCT contains:
- the LOC119280456 gene encoding protein FLOWERING LOCUS T-like; translation: MPNSRDPLIVGGIVGDIVDYFDASARLRVLYGNREITVGSELRPSQVANQPTLHITGRAGSLYTLVMVDPDVPRPSDPCEREYLHWFVTDIPEGGDVGRGTEVVAYERPQPIAGIHRLAFVVFRQVAREAIYAPGWRSNFVTRDLAECYSLGAPVAAAYFNCQREGSCGGRRWQG